A genomic stretch from Lysobacter soyae includes:
- a CDS encoding LysR family transcriptional regulator: MLDPQQLSSFLAVVRAGSFVGAAEASGLSKAAVSRHVADLEGRLGVRLLHRTTRRLSLTQEGQRFHARALELVEALDDLESETSASGGEPTGVLRVNVPVTFGNLHLAPLWSQFIERHPKVSLDVTLNDRVVDLFEEGYDLAVRITTLADSQLVSRRLATTRVVLCAAPQYLKQHGTPTHPRELSRHQVLSYRYWGGGDLWRFKGPEGDVEVRVHPRLHSNSGDTCRAGALAAHGIILQPDFLVGADLATGRLVELMPEYRSIELGIHAVYPTRKHLPMKTRSLLDFLVASFEKRPW; the protein is encoded by the coding sequence ATGCTCGATCCCCAGCAACTCAGCAGCTTTCTTGCGGTGGTTCGCGCCGGGAGTTTTGTCGGTGCCGCCGAGGCTTCGGGTCTGTCGAAGGCAGCGGTGTCACGACATGTCGCCGATCTCGAAGGGCGGCTAGGCGTACGTCTCTTGCATCGAACCACCCGGCGACTCTCCCTCACCCAAGAAGGACAGCGTTTCCATGCGCGCGCGCTCGAATTGGTGGAAGCGCTTGACGACCTTGAGTCAGAAACCAGTGCCAGCGGTGGCGAGCCCACGGGCGTGTTGCGCGTGAATGTGCCGGTCACTTTCGGGAACTTGCACCTTGCGCCCTTGTGGTCGCAATTCATTGAACGGCATCCCAAAGTGTCGCTGGATGTGACTTTGAATGATCGCGTGGTGGATCTTTTCGAGGAAGGCTACGATCTTGCCGTGCGAATCACCACCCTGGCCGACTCGCAGTTGGTCAGCCGGCGACTTGCCACTACCCGTGTGGTCTTGTGCGCCGCGCCACAGTATCTGAAGCAACACGGCACACCGACGCATCCACGAGAACTTTCGCGGCATCAGGTGCTGTCTTATCGCTATTGGGGTGGCGGTGATCTCTGGCGCTTCAAAGGGCCCGAGGGCGATGTGGAGGTGCGTGTACATCCACGCTTGCATAGCAACAGTGGCGACACCTGTCGCGCGGGCGCGCTCGCCGCCCACGGCATCATTCTGCAACCGGACTTTTTGGTCGGTGCCGACTTGGCCACCGGACGCTTGGTGGAATTGATGCCGGAGTATCGCTCGATCGAACTCGGTATCCATGCGGTGTATCCCACTCGCAAACATCTGCCGATGAAAACGCGCAGTCTGCTCGACTTCCTGGTGGCATCGTTCGAGAAGCGACCTTGGTAA